Below is a genomic region from Triticum dicoccoides isolate Atlit2015 ecotype Zavitan chromosome 5A, WEW_v2.0, whole genome shotgun sequence.
ATCAGTAGGTGGTCGATACTCTCTTGTTCGTGATCGCACATTGGGCATGCTCCCTAGTGCAGAAGACCCttctgttgggaatcgttgcatggaaaacgaaAAAAAATGTCCTGGAGCTGGACGGCTTCTCGCTGGACCACGAGTTTTCGGAGGACTAtggccaagaggaagaggatgagttgTACATCGACtgggagcctttgttcgaggacgagctcgccaaccaagccgtCTGGGTGAAACCGAAACGCAAGAGCAAGCGGACAAAGGCATACATAACGGCTGAGGACAAGCTCCTTTGTGAGTGTTGGAGGGACATTGGGCAAGACCCCAAGGTTGGCGTCGAACAAAAGGCATCAaccttttggattcgtgtccaTCGTGAGTACCATGATGAGTGATCTATGGCAGCATGCACCATCTTTTTTTGTATGCCGACAAGTGTGCTGGCATGACCACAATCGTGATGGCGTGGTCAAACTCCTGAccttttttgtgtgctggcatgtgtgccggtCAAGCGCGCAAGCAAGAACTGCGCGATAGTATTTTTGGAAGCTGGCATTGTATGCCGGCCGCTGGCATGGTGCCGACGATGAACTTTGGGCGGCGGCATGGCCACTGGCATGATCTATAGCCGCAAGCCTTTTAAATTTGTAGATGGACATGAAATGGGTATGTTGCGTTGGACGCACGGCTGACCCAAAAAGAAAACATGGCGGACGTCGAGCGGGCAATCGACCCAAACAGACGAAAAGTTGACAAAATGACACAAGTACATGTTTAGCAACGTTATTTTTCTTTGGAAACTCAAACTTATTACTCACTCCGTTCATTTTTATAAGTTGTTTTAGACAAGTGAAATTGAGTTGTTTTACGCAATGTTTGAAATGTCTACAAAGCCTTATAAAAATGAATAGAGGAGTACTTAATTAAGAAAGTACAGGAAACGTTTTGATGGATGACACTGGGGATGCCCTAAGCGGCTATCTGACTGCATGTCGCAGCGGACGTAGTGGCGCGCCCTGGGCATTGCAGAGCTCGCGTATAGTCCCAGCTGCGTCTGTCGACGCGCACCGCCGAGCACGCCGCTCCCCTCTTCTAGGCCGGCCGTAGCCGGTGCGACGCATTTGCTGCCGCATTTACGTGCCCCTCCCCTCGCTCTTCTCCATTGCTGCCGCTGCAGCAGCATCTGCATCTGCAACACGCGAATTGAAGACGGCTCCTGCCTCAGACCAGCAGCCCATGGTGATGGATGCCCCTAGCGTGTTGCAGCTCCTATCCTCGCTGGCCGCTCGCCGCTCGCCTAGTCGCTGTCCCTCGCTGCCAACTCATAAATGGCGCCCATCAGGTGCCGTACCAGGAACACCCGATGCCGATGGAGTGCAAGCTAGCCGCGCCACGTGACGCCGCTTCAGAGCTCGGCCTGGCCTTGACCGGGCACCGCCATGAATGGCCAGCGGTTGCCCGACCGAGCACATTTCCATTCCCAGCTCTAGCAAGCGCACAGTGGACAGCGCCCGGACCGACGTGGCGCCGATCTCGAGGCCCGATTCGCATCAATGCCGGTCGATCGCCGGACGTACGCACGCGGGTGGATCGATCTCTGCCGCCTACTATCATGCTGCGTGCGTCCTGGGCTACAAATTAAAGATGGATCTCCGCCGAAAGTACTGTACATGCATGATGCCTTCGACTAGGGCGTAGTAGTAGTGTAGTACGTACGGCCGGGTTCGTCTTCAGTTCCAGTTCGTCACCGCGCAGTGGGATGGACTCGTTTACCTCGCTGGCTGGCTGGCTGTGTAAGTAATATGGCGTACGAGGCGTTTATGGCAGGCGCAAACGCGGACGACGCAGCATGGAGAGCAGATGAATCAGGCCATCAGGGGTGTGTGAACTGATTCACGTGGCTATGTAGATAAATCCCGGCCCCTGTTGCGATAATATCGATCACACTCACACGTATTTACAGGCGCGCCTAAATCCTTCACTCCGGCATGAACCGTCTAGTGCTCTGTAatgctattttatttattttgaaacagAAAACGTGAACACTACATGCTCGTATGAATGTTTTTGGTACAGAAAACGTGAATGCATGCTACCCCACGAAAAAAAGGCTAGTACGTGAATGCTGAGATCAACACTGGGTACACTCAAGCGAACTCGACCTCAGTTCATAAAGTCCACATGCATTGAGGGCAATTTTTGTTATGGTGACTAATTTCAAGCTTTGAATTGTTAGCACGAACACGAACCGCCCGCTTTCTTCttcgggttaatttgataaatgccactccaattatggcgattcttcCTTTTGGTTTATAAATTTTTCCCTCTTCAGTTAACCCGAGCATTTTGTCAGCTGCAATTTAGTAGTACTATATACTAGTATGAGGTATAACCTTGCCTCTTTCCCTATGTTAATATTGCCACGTAGACAAAAGAGACGCGCACACACGAAATGAACACTGGAGTTTGGAACACTGCGAGGACACCGAGTTGAGTTGAGGACACCACGAGAATCACACGTACTACATACCATTAGCAGCTAGCTAGTCGGATACACAGGTAGTTCACACGACCAAACACAACCACACAACAGTCACAAACCCTGACTGGCCACACACACACTCCCAGCGAATCAGCTACTTCTCGTACACGGACCTGAAAACTAAGTACTACTGCGCATATACCTTGCGCCATACCATGACAACACCCTAGGTCCAAGGAAACAAGTGGTCAAAGCTAGTGCGATCCACCATGAGCTAGAGCGCCACTTCGTCACGTACATGTATGCACGTCCCAGAGCGCCCAAGCTAGCTCGGCCACCGCGGCGTACTCAAGGCGTGACGCCGCCGTACCCGCCGAACGGGGCGCTGCCACCCCCGAAGCCTCCGAAAGGGATGCCGCCGGCTCCCCCGACGCCGCCGAACGGGCCGACGCTCCCCACGCCGCCCCCGACGCCGCCGAGCGGGCCCGTGACGCCGGTGAAGACGCCGGCTCCGTTGTTGCCGAAGCCACCGCCGTAGCCGCCGCCGACGGCGGGGAAGCCCGGAAGGTCCCCCATGGCTCCCACGCCCACGAACAGGTTCTTCGCGTCCGCCGCGCCGGCTCCTCCTgcaccggcgcccttctccgtggcggcggcggccggaagtGAGGCCTCCGCCACGCCGCCAGCTGCAGCGGGCATGGTCCTGGCAGCCCCGACGGCGTGCGCCGCCAGCGCGAGGCAGAGCAGGAGAGAGGCGGCAGTGCCTGAGCCCTTCTTGGCCATGGCGCCGCTCTAGTCTAGCAAACCAGCTACGGATATCGGTTCTACTCGCGCTCTCTTGTGTTTTCTGCGCGTGAGATCGTTGCTactggtgcacttggcgtgccgatGCTTGCGGTTTAAATAGGccgagagggaggaggagaggagtaCGTACGGTGGGACGGAGACTCGACCGGGGCATGGGGAGGGGCGTGGGGTGCAGTCAATGTTTGTTCAGGGATCAGGATGGCCAGTAAAAATCTCGGTGGAGTGGGAGGTAGGCGAGGCGCGATAATGCCCGGGAAGTGGGCGGAAATACCCCTTGGTTTCTCGGTAGTGTATGTACACccagtttttgattttttttttgaaaaaagtcaAAACAGTTCAGAAGTTTTTTTTAATAAACTTGATTTTTTTGCATAAATTTACGTGAATAAAAACCCAACGTCGACTTCCGGGCAAAAAACATTTTTTTGCTATGCTATATACAAGTCACTATTCATACTATTTTGTCCAATCCTTTTATTTTTTTCGCCTTGAAGTCAACGGGGTTTCTTTTGTGGAATTATTTTATGAGTACAATGGAAGATCaggtttatttcaaaaatattttcagaagTTTTTGACTTTTACTTTAGTtactatttttttttcaaaacgagGTGTATATACACCAAGGAACCAAACATCCGCGCCCGGGAAGTGGTGGCCAATACGACAAATTGATGGTATTTCTACAGGCTGGGCTTGTAAATTCTGGACTTGGACTTGAGCGGTCCAGTCGTTTTTTTGGTGCCACTTTTTGGATCTGCTTAATATAATCTTCATTGTTGGACCCACTAATAAAGTTTGTAGTGAAATTCACAGGAAACCA
It encodes:
- the LOC119298205 gene encoding glycine-rich cell wall structural protein-like, yielding MAKKGSGTAASLLLCLALAAHAVGAARTMPAAAGGVAEASLPAAAATEKGAGAGGAGAADAKNLFVGVGAMGDLPGFPAVGGGYGGGFGNNGAGVFTGVTGPLGGVGGGVGSVGPFGGVGGAGGIPFGGFGGGSAPFGGYGGVTP